Below is a genomic region from Spirosoma radiotolerans.
CGAACTGGAACCCTGCGAAACCGAAAAGGAGTTAAAGAAAAACGTCAACACCGTTTTAGACGAAGTGTCTCATAAACTGGGCAATACCCGGACCGTTTGCCGGAAACACTACGTACATCCGCAAATTCTGGAAGCATATGAGTGCCAGGATTTAAACCCATACATCAAGCAAAAAGCCCGCTTCAGGCAGAGTAGTCCCTATGGACTCGACGGCATTGAGAAATTACTTCTTAAATTTCTGAAAGACCAGATCAAGAAGACGGTTGAAAAATAAAGCAGGTTGACGGACCGAAGAAAGACAACCGTTTCCTCGGTCCGTGTCCTCACGGACCACTATTTCCTATTAAGCAGATTTGCTCGTCGGATATACGGCCCGTGAGGACACGGGCCGAGGAGACAGACAACCTTTATTTTTTTACTTCCGGCGCATTGTCCTTACGGACTTTTATGCCTCGGTTTGAAGCCCACTCTTCTGCTTTGGCCGTTGCAATGGCAATAGCACGTTGTTCTTCCGTACCTTCTGCCAGCAAGGCGTTGGCAATATCAATGGCTTTATTCCGAACCGGCGCCATAAAGTTCTTCAACGAAACAGGGTATTCTTTCTTTGTCCAGGGCATGTCGATCACACGTTAAGGAGTTCGTACCTATTCTATTCACTAACAAACCTCTTAACGAATGAACGCCCGAACCGATTGAACGGGTTATCTAGCGGCCAAGCTCCTGGGTAATGGTACTGCTTAACCGCAGCAGTTCAATCTCGGCAGTTTTGGCATTGAACTCGGCATCAATCAACCGAAGCTGGGCATCTAACAGGTTACGCTGCACGTCGCGAAAGCCAACAGCGGTCAGCGTTCCCAGGCGATAACGGTCATAGGCAATGTCTACGTTCTGGGTGGTAATCTTAAAGTTCTGAATTTCAAGCGATAGCAATTGTAAGTTGGTTTTATACTGCTGATAGGTTTGCGTTAGGGCCAGATCGAGCTGTACACGCTGATCATTGGCCTGATACTCAGCTGAGAGTGCGTTGGCAGCAGCTACCTGGTTGAGCCGCCGTTGGTTGAATCCGTTAAAAATGGGTACCGACGCCTGAATACCGTAAGTAAGACCATTATTCCTGGCCGTTGCCACGGTTGTGTTTCCGCCCTGGTTATTGGTACTGGTATAGGTATATCCCGACAAGAGATTCACAGTAGGAAGCTGTTGGGCTTTCGCTAATTTTATATTCAGATCAGCAACGCGTCTGTTCAGGACGGCGGCTGCCAGCAGTGGGTTGTTGTTGAGCAGCGATTCGCGCAGTTGAGCGAGTGCCAGATTCGAACGAACCAAAATTGTGTCGCGCACGGCAAATTCAGTAGCTGGGTCGCGGACTAAAAGCGTATTCAACAGGATTTTAGCGTTTGACAGGGCTAATTGCTGAGCAATCAGGGCCGCGCTATCTACATTATAGTCGACCTGAGCCGTTAAATAATCCACCCGGGAAAAGCTTCCGACTTCAAAATTAGTTTTAGCCAGATCAAGGCGATACTGCGATATATCCAGTGCCTGCCGCACAGCGAGTAAGCGTTGCAATTGACGCACCACATCATAATAAGCCGTTGACACGCTCGCTACAGTTCCTTCAATGTTGGCTCGGGTATTTACTTCACTAATCCGCACGAGTTCCTTTAACT
It encodes:
- a CDS encoding DUF2188 domain-containing protein gives rise to the protein MPWTKKEYPVSLKNFMAPVRNKAIDIANALLAEGTEEQRAIAIATAKAEEWASNRGIKVRKDNAPEVKK
- a CDS encoding TolC family protein — protein: MKLSSYLLLAFLPFSALAQQQTQPAQTPIQRALRNSTVVQQGDIVTLADAIRTALAQNYQIKITQAQQQIAVYNNTLGNAGMLPSLVGNLNNNNSNQHLRQTYLVPTTSPTDRPGVISKNTTVSLNLNWTVFNGFATFYLLDQLKELVRISEVNTRANIEGTVASVSTAYYDVVRQLQRLLAVRQALDISQYRLDLAKTNFEVGSFSRVDYLTAQVDYNVDSAALIAQQLALSNAKILLNTLLVRDPATEFAVRDTILVRSNLALAQLRESLLNNNPLLAAAVLNRRVADLNIKLAKAQQLPTVNLLSGYTYTSTNNQGGNTTVATARNNGLTYGIQASVPIFNGFNQRRLNQVAAANALSAEYQANDQRVQLDLALTQTYQQYKTNLQLLSLEIQNFKITTQNVDIAYDRYRLGTLTAVGFRDVQRNLLDAQLRLIDAEFNAKTAEIELLRLSSTITQELGR